From one Bacteroides eggerthii genomic stretch:
- a CDS encoding efflux RND transporter permease subunit — MKFVKYFLQKRSVTILLLALVLAGGLFSYIKMGKLEDAPFTIKQALVLTPYPGASPSEVQTQVTDILEEAIQSMGELYYLKTENRAGLSKITVYVKKEIRADEMQQLWDKLRRKVNDVQGKLPAGAGASIVNDDFGDVLGVFYGLTGDNYSFRELEDEAKLIKNELLKVKDVAKVEIYGVQTPTIDVTISPAVMAQSGVTTADIAHAFEAQNKVVDAGGVDAGSNRIRIESTGNFYSLDDIRELTIVSRTGEHFRLADIANIEESYQNPPGNIMRIDGSPAIGIAISTVPTGNVVDMAKAVQITLDKFKETMPEGFTLTAIYDQGYESDIANQGFILNLIISVLTVVAILLFFIGFKNGILIGSGLVFSIFATLIVMMASGIALQRMSLAAIIIAMGMLVDNAIVVSDSALVNMERGMRKRVAIMRACSSTALPLLAATIIAILTFLPIYYSPHITGELLSSLVIVIGVSLMFSWVFALTQTPFFIQEFVRRPRPEELKAGLFDGKYYNIFRNALRWVLRHRTMAVASLVVMLVLSAWSFKFIPKVFVPALDKQYFTMDMWLPEGTNIYETDRIADEMADYVRGHEEVEMVSNYIGRTPPRYYLSNIAFGPQSNYAQLLIKCHTSKDAVAMHALLQDSIRLKFPEPLIKVNKFELSPLTEAMIEARFLGPDAAVLDSLVNVATSIMRRNPKAADVRNEWGNMTLVMRPIYDPVKAGALGITKAQMMQSVKSVSDGLPVGIYRDDEQKVPVLLKSDNTSVTDAHSLENLSVWNGKHSAPLSQVTKGVETAWEWPQIRTYNRQLSMAAMCGVQPGHTMAEVHGEIRKEIEAMELPEGYTFFWDSQYKDQNEGLQALAKFFPLAFLMLIVILVALFGNFREPGIILCILPLSLIGVAVGMLLTGFDFGFFPIAGWLGLLGMIIKNVIVLLDEINVQRHDGVIPYTAVIEATVSRTRPVLMAATTTILGMVPLLFDVAFGGMAATIIFGLTFATLLTLFITPALYSMFYKVKES, encoded by the coding sequence ATGAAGTTCGTAAAATATTTCTTGCAGAAAAGATCCGTCACCATTTTACTACTGGCGCTGGTACTGGCAGGTGGATTGTTTTCCTATATCAAAATGGGAAAACTGGAAGATGCGCCTTTTACTATTAAGCAGGCATTGGTACTGACTCCTTATCCGGGAGCTTCCCCATCGGAAGTACAGACGCAAGTAACCGACATTTTGGAAGAAGCCATACAATCCATGGGTGAACTGTATTACCTGAAAACGGAAAATCGTGCAGGTCTTTCCAAGATCACCGTTTATGTAAAAAAAGAGATTCGTGCAGATGAGATGCAACAGCTTTGGGACAAGTTGCGTCGTAAAGTGAATGACGTACAGGGGAAATTACCCGCCGGAGCAGGTGCCTCCATTGTCAACGATGACTTCGGCGATGTGCTGGGCGTGTTCTACGGGCTTACCGGTGACAATTACTCATTTCGTGAGCTGGAAGACGAAGCCAAGCTGATAAAGAATGAGCTGTTGAAGGTGAAAGACGTGGCCAAAGTGGAGATTTACGGTGTGCAGACACCTACTATTGACGTAACCATCAGCCCGGCTGTTATGGCACAAAGTGGAGTGACTACTGCGGACATCGCCCATGCATTTGAAGCACAAAACAAGGTGGTGGATGCCGGAGGAGTGGATGCTGGCAGCAATCGTATCCGAATCGAATCCACCGGCAATTTTTACTCTTTGGATGACATACGCGAGTTAACTATTGTATCACGTACCGGAGAACATTTCCGTTTGGCCGACATTGCCAATATAGAAGAAAGCTACCAAAACCCTCCGGGCAACATCATGCGGATTGACGGAAGTCCTGCCATAGGTATTGCTATCTCCACCGTCCCCACCGGCAACGTAGTGGATATGGCAAAGGCTGTGCAAATCACGCTTGATAAGTTTAAAGAGACAATGCCTGAAGGCTTTACACTGACTGCCATCTATGATCAAGGATATGAATCGGATATAGCCAATCAGGGATTTATCCTGAACTTGATTATTTCCGTACTCACAGTAGTAGCCATTCTATTGTTCTTTATCGGATTCAAGAATGGTATTCTGATAGGTAGCGGACTGGTATTCTCCATCTTCGCCACGCTAATAGTCATGATGGCTTCAGGCATAGCCTTACAACGCATGTCACTGGCCGCAATCATTATCGCCATGGGTATGCTGGTGGACAACGCCATTGTGGTATCCGATTCGGCGTTAGTCAATATGGAACGGGGCATGCGCAAACGAGTTGCCATCATGCGTGCCTGTTCATCCACTGCACTACCTTTACTGGCTGCCACTATCATTGCCATACTGACTTTCCTACCGATATACTACTCTCCGCATATCACCGGAGAATTGCTTTCGTCACTGGTCATCGTCATCGGAGTTTCCCTGATGTTCAGCTGGGTATTCGCCTTGACACAAACCCCATTCTTCATTCAGGAGTTTGTACGCCGTCCACGTCCGGAGGAATTAAAAGCCGGTCTTTTCGACGGTAAATACTATAATATATTCCGTAACGCCCTCCGTTGGGTGCTACGCCACCGTACCATGGCAGTCGCCTCTCTGGTAGTGATGTTGGTACTTTCAGCTTGGAGTTTCAAGTTTATACCGAAAGTATTTGTTCCTGCACTGGACAAACAATACTTCACGATGGACATGTGGCTACCGGAAGGCACTAACATTTATGAGACAGACCGTATAGCCGACGAAATGGCAGATTATGTACGGGGACATGAAGAAGTGGAAATGGTTTCCAACTACATCGGCCGCACACCGCCGCGGTATTATTTGTCCAATATAGCTTTCGGGCCACAGTCCAATTATGCGCAGTTACTCATCAAATGTCATACCTCCAAAGATGCGGTAGCCATGCACGCCCTGTTGCAAGACTCCATCCGGCTGAAGTTTCCGGAGCCACTGATCAAGGTCAACAAATTTGAGCTGAGTCCATTGACGGAAGCGATGATTGAAGCCCGCTTCCTTGGTCCGGATGCCGCAGTTCTGGATTCACTGGTAAACGTGGCAACCTCAATTATGCGGCGCAACCCGAAAGCAGCAGATGTACGTAATGAATGGGGTAACATGACCCTGGTTATGCGCCCTATCTACGACCCTGTCAAAGCTGGTGCACTTGGCATTACCAAAGCACAGATGATGCAATCCGTAAAATCCGTCAGCGATGGACTTCCCGTAGGCATTTACCGCGATGACGAACAGAAAGTTCCGGTACTGCTGAAGTCTGATAACACCTCCGTAACAGATGCACACTCATTGGAAAACCTCTCTGTATGGAATGGCAAACATTCTGCACCATTGTCACAAGTCACCAAAGGAGTGGAAACCGCTTGGGAATGGCCTCAGATACGTACCTACAACCGCCAACTCTCCATGGCCGCCATGTGTGGTGTACAGCCGGGACATACAATGGCCGAAGTCCATGGAGAAATACGCAAGGAGATTGAAGCCATGGAATTGCCTGAAGGTTATACTTTCTTTTGGGATTCACAATATAAGGATCAGAACGAGGGCTTACAGGCACTTGCCAAATTTTTCCCATTGGCATTTTTAATGCTGATAGTGATTCTGGTTGCCTTGTTCGGAAACTTCCGCGAACCAGGTATCATCCTGTGTATACTTCCCCTTTCCCTTATCGGAGTGGCCGTTGGTATGCTACTTACCGGTTTCGATTTCGGGTTCTTCCCGATTGCCGGCTGGTTAGGCTTGCTGGGTATGATCATCAAAAACGTCATTGTGCTGCTGGATGAAATCAATGTACAGCGCCACGATGGGGTCATCCCCTATACGGCAGTTATAGAAGCTACCGTATCGCGTACACGCCCGGTACTGATGGCAGCTACTACTACCATTCTGGGTATGGTTCCCCTGTTGTTCGATGTTGCCTTTGGCGGCATGGCTGCTACCATTATTTTCGGTCTGACCTTTGCCACCCTGCTGACATTGTTCATCACACCGGCTTTGTATTCTATGTTCTATAAAGTAAAAGAATCGTGA
- a CDS encoding efflux RND transporter periplasmic adaptor subunit, which yields MRIKVFLWMSTVFTLLVSCTGKNEQVRSGMIVKTEKAVQYSGGNGKEYAFISRPYRTSELSFRVGGPIDRFDVYSGNYYSQGSIIAEIDPRDFRIRKERTKAIYEQMKTEFDRIQKLYEKNNISASQYEKTKADYTTAKTSFDMASNELEDSRLIAPFNGYVGEVYIEKFQDVKAAQPVLSLIDIDRLRIETYVTQEVAAAARSLDSVKVCFDMYPDKVYKAAVIEVSKGTTRNNLSYLLTALLPNPDRKLLAGMSGKVYMDISTDQKAGVVIPQYALCHRPEVGDFVWVTNESTSKVSLRKVTKGDLLPSGKVLITKGLSADETIATSGLRFLSDGMEVEISSKK from the coding sequence ATGAGAATAAAAGTATTTTTATGGATGTCCACAGTGTTTACACTGTTGGTTTCCTGCACTGGCAAGAATGAACAAGTACGGTCGGGAATGATTGTCAAAACTGAAAAAGCAGTTCAATATTCCGGTGGGAATGGAAAGGAATATGCTTTCATCTCCCGGCCATACCGTACTTCGGAATTATCCTTCCGAGTAGGTGGTCCGATAGACCGCTTCGATGTATATTCCGGTAACTATTATTCGCAAGGAAGCATTATCGCCGAGATTGATCCTCGAGACTTTCGCATACGCAAAGAACGGACTAAAGCCATATATGAACAGATGAAAACGGAATTTGACAGAATACAGAAATTGTATGAAAAGAACAATATTTCTGCCAGCCAATATGAAAAGACAAAGGCCGATTATACTACGGCCAAGACCTCCTTTGACATGGCTTCGAACGAACTGGAAGATTCACGTCTCATAGCTCCCTTCAATGGATATGTGGGCGAAGTATATATAGAGAAGTTCCAAGATGTAAAAGCTGCACAGCCTGTCTTGTCGCTGATAGACATTGACCGTCTCCGCATCGAAACATACGTGACACAAGAAGTGGCAGCCGCAGCCCGATCGCTTGATTCGGTGAAAGTGTGTTTCGACATGTATCCCGACAAAGTTTATAAGGCGGCAGTAATTGAAGTATCCAAAGGCACTACCCGTAATAATCTTTCCTACCTGCTAACCGCACTATTACCCAATCCGGACAGAAAGCTGCTGGCCGGAATGTCAGGCAAGGTATATATGGATATTTCCACAGATCAGAAAGCAGGTGTAGTTATCCCACAGTATGCCTTATGCCACCGTCCCGAAGTGGGTGACTTTGTGTGGGTAACCAACGAAAGTACTTCCAAAGTAAGTCTGCGCAAGGTGACAAAAGGCGATTTACTGCCCAGTGGCAAGGTACTTATAACCAAAGGACTTTCCGCCGATGAGACTATTGCAACAAGCGGTTTGCGTTTCCTTTCGGACGGCATGGAAGTTGAGATCTCCTCTAAAAAATAA
- a CDS encoding lipocalin family protein, which translates to MNHLKCTLLVFSTVLLTACGKNENIVGKWMQAVPGLPELKQGFVLEADGKASSVNMATLSYKAWQQEGAFLILSGKSVGNHQVLPFSDTLHIEKLTQDSLILKKGELILRYAKEDTISQKKLNENIPASLIAPAKKTLSVKGKLIIGAEVRSFIPEGSDEAYWVIDKTGKLYQQYDKITKGVKNGIPVYAELQVEDMGKSNEGFAANYKSVYHIHKINKLHK; encoded by the coding sequence ATGAATCATTTAAAATGTACGTTATTAGTTTTTTCAACCGTATTGCTGACTGCATGCGGAAAAAATGAAAACATTGTCGGTAAATGGATGCAAGCTGTCCCCGGGCTACCGGAACTCAAGCAGGGCTTTGTGCTCGAAGCGGATGGAAAAGCATCATCGGTCAATATGGCTACGCTGTCTTATAAAGCCTGGCAACAGGAAGGAGCTTTCCTAATTCTTTCTGGGAAAAGTGTGGGCAACCACCAGGTGTTACCCTTCTCCGACACGCTTCATATTGAAAAACTGACCCAAGACAGTCTGATATTAAAAAAAGGAGAGCTTATTCTCCGATATGCAAAAGAAGATACCATATCCCAGAAGAAGCTGAACGAAAACATTCCAGCCTCTTTAATTGCTCCAGCAAAAAAAACATTGAGTGTAAAGGGAAAACTGATAATCGGGGCAGAAGTCCGGTCATTCATTCCTGAAGGAAGCGATGAAGCTTATTGGGTCATAGACAAGACCGGGAAACTTTATCAACAATATGACAAAATAACTAAAGGAGTGAAAAACGGAATTCCTGTATACGCTGAACTACAGGTAGAAGACATGGGAAAATCAAACGAAGGCTTTGCTGCCAACTACAAGAGTGTATATCACATACATAAAATTAACAAATTACATAAATAA
- a CDS encoding DUF4840 domain-containing protein encodes MKKVFKPMRVFVSMLVLSSSFCFTACSNDDENTPQLPDEVTTGTMFGNYTGKMLISSLSPTEKENNEEAPVGVDISATVNNDTVYFEKFPIKDIVLSIVKDETLTDKIVEAVGDVNYKVGYKPTLTAAKDSIKFVLNPESLKLSVAIPSETENENPEALLIEVKVEPGKEAGYSVESANMKFNFAATKVLLGEGENQQELSDFAPTTFNFDMNQHKIAHSRF; translated from the coding sequence ATGAAAAAAGTTTTTAAACCCATGAGAGTATTCGTATCAATGTTGGTACTTAGCAGTTCATTTTGTTTCACAGCTTGTAGTAATGATGACGAGAACACTCCACAACTTCCGGATGAAGTCACAACGGGAACAATGTTCGGGAATTATACAGGTAAAATGCTTATCTCCAGCTTGTCTCCAACAGAAAAAGAAAACAATGAAGAAGCGCCGGTTGGAGTAGATATATCAGCTACAGTTAATAATGATACCGTATATTTTGAGAAATTTCCCATTAAAGACATTGTTTTGTCTATCGTCAAAGATGAAACCTTGACAGACAAAATTGTAGAAGCCGTAGGTGACGTAAACTACAAAGTAGGATACAAACCTACGCTCACAGCGGCCAAAGATAGTATTAAATTCGTTTTGAATCCGGAATCATTGAAATTGTCTGTTGCGATACCATCAGAAACCGAAAATGAAAATCCGGAAGCCTTACTTATTGAAGTAAAAGTCGAACCTGGCAAAGAAGCCGGATATTCCGTTGAAAGTGCAAATATGAAATTTAATTTTGCCGCAACGAAAGTTTTGCTTGGAGAAGGAGAAAATCAGCAAGAACTCTCGGACTTTGCTCCGACAACTTTCAATTTTGACATGAATCAACATAAGATTGCTCATTCACGTTTTTAA
- a CDS encoding ArsR/SmtB family transcription factor produces MDEKKDYTATQEQLARFAKALGHPARIAIMHFLAKQKTCYFGDIHEELPIAKATVSQHLKELKNAGLIQGEVETPKVKYCINRKNWQLARELFKEFFEQCICKSGECC; encoded by the coding sequence ATGGACGAAAAGAAAGATTATACAGCTACGCAAGAACAGTTGGCGAGATTTGCCAAAGCATTAGGACATCCCGCCAGAATTGCCATTATGCACTTTTTGGCAAAACAGAAAACATGTTACTTTGGGGATATTCATGAAGAACTTCCTATTGCCAAAGCAACCGTATCGCAGCACCTAAAAGAGTTGAAAAATGCGGGACTTATACAGGGAGAGGTTGAAACACCTAAAGTGAAATATTGTATCAACCGAAAGAATTGGCAACTGGCTCGTGAACTCTTTAAGGAGTTTTTCGAGCAATGTATCTGTAAATCGGGGGAGTGTTGCTGA
- a CDS encoding thioredoxin family protein has translation MEIKVLGTGCAGCKALYAIVTQVVKELALEAVVTKEEDLMKIMEYNVMTLPALVVDGKVVAKGKLSAKEVKDILIK, from the coding sequence ATGGAAATTAAAGTATTAGGAACGGGTTGCGCAGGTTGTAAGGCTCTGTATGCAATAGTTACGCAAGTAGTAAAAGAATTAGCCTTGGAAGCGGTAGTAACCAAAGAAGAAGATTTGATGAAGATTATGGAATACAATGTAATGACGCTTCCTGCTCTTGTCGTGGACGGTAAGGTTGTGGCAAAAGGCAAGCTTTCTGCCAAAGAGGTAAAAGATATATTAATCAAGTAA
- a CDS encoding nitrophenyl compound nitroreductase subunit ArsF family protein, with amino-acid sequence MKRFLFFTIACLSSIWGMAQIATDTYVEVLYFHGKQRCATCKAIDKHTKEVVNVDLAELVKNGKLRFKEIDISTPEGEKLAEKYRVSWSSLYVNKWENGKEERNDMTRFGFQNARSNTTVFKKELKQKINRLLK; translated from the coding sequence ATGAAACGCTTTTTATTCTTTACCATTGCTTGTTTGTCTTCTATTTGGGGAATGGCACAGATTGCCACAGATACCTATGTGGAGGTTCTTTATTTTCATGGAAAACAACGTTGTGCAACTTGCAAAGCCATTGATAAACACACGAAAGAAGTAGTTAATGTAGATTTGGCGGAATTGGTCAAAAATGGTAAACTACGTTTCAAAGAAATAGATATTTCAACTCCTGAAGGTGAAAAGCTGGCAGAAAAATATCGTGTAAGCTGGTCATCTCTTTATGTTAATAAATGGGAGAACGGTAAAGAAGAACGTAACGACATGACACGCTTTGGCTTTCAGAATGCCCGAAGCAATACAACGGTATTCAAGAAAGAATTAAAACAGAAAATCAACAGGTTGCTAAAATAA
- a CDS encoding aromatic aminobenezylarsenical efflux permease ArsG family transporter has product MEYLQTLLDNSEIPIITAFLLGLLTAVSPCPLATNITAIGFISKDINNRNRIFTNGILYTLGRVLAYSVLGAILIAILRKGADMFAIQKGISEWGELLLAPALMLIGSFMLSGDKLQLPKFGFSATEKTEKLKGSWGSLLLGILFAMAFCPTSGLFYFGMLIPMSAMESEGYLLPVIFALATGLPVMLVAWILAYSVAGVGKFYNRVQTFQKWFNYMVAILFILVGIYYGLINLDII; this is encoded by the coding sequence ATGGAATACTTGCAAACATTGTTGGATAATAGTGAGATACCTATTATCACCGCTTTTCTGCTCGGCCTGTTGACTGCTGTAAGTCCTTGTCCATTGGCGACTAACATAACCGCTATCGGATTTATCAGTAAGGATATAAATAACCGTAACCGGATATTTACAAATGGTATTCTATACACTTTAGGGCGTGTGTTGGCTTATTCTGTATTAGGAGCAATACTTATCGCAATACTCCGAAAGGGTGCAGATATGTTTGCCATACAAAAAGGTATCAGCGAATGGGGAGAACTGCTGCTTGCTCCTGCTTTGATGTTGATAGGGTCGTTTATGCTATCCGGAGATAAATTGCAATTACCCAAGTTCGGATTTTCCGCTACTGAAAAAACAGAAAAACTAAAAGGCTCATGGGGTAGTTTGTTGCTGGGGATATTGTTTGCTATGGCATTTTGTCCTACCAGTGGGTTATTTTATTTTGGCATGCTCATTCCCATGTCGGCTATGGAAAGTGAGGGGTATTTGTTACCTGTCATTTTTGCATTGGCAACAGGGCTTCCGGTTATGCTTGTCGCTTGGATTTTGGCATACAGTGTAGCAGGGGTAGGAAAGTTTTATAATCGTGTGCAGACTTTTCAGAAGTGGTTTAATTATATGGTAGCCATACTGTTTATCTTGGTTGGCATTTATTATGGATTGATAAACTTGGATATAATATGA
- a CDS encoding arsenate reductase ArsC — translation MKILILCTGNSCRSQMAHGFLQSFDKDIQVYSAGTHPAEKVNPLAVEAMAEVGIDISRHIPTNVTAYLSDTWDYVITVCGSANEMCPAFEGNVGKRLHIGFNDPSEAIGTTDFIRSEFERVRNEIKNEFTRFYITEIKKQELLKCACNR, via the coding sequence ATGAAAATTTTAATTTTATGTACGGGAAATAGCTGTCGCAGCCAAATGGCGCATGGTTTCCTGCAATCGTTTGACAAGGATATACAAGTGTATTCCGCTGGTACGCATCCGGCAGAGAAAGTTAATCCTTTGGCTGTTGAGGCCATGGCAGAAGTTGGTATTGACATAAGCAGGCATATTCCTACCAATGTAACTGCTTATTTAAGTGACACATGGGATTATGTGATAACTGTATGCGGTAGTGCTAACGAAATGTGTCCGGCCTTTGAGGGTAATGTAGGGAAACGGTTGCATATTGGTTTTAATGACCCCTCGGAAGCAATAGGAACAACAGACTTTATCAGAAGCGAATTTGAAAGAGTGCGTAATGAAATCAAGAATGAATTTACCAGGTTCTACATTACAGAGATAAAAAAACAAGAACTGCTTAAATGTGCTTGTAACCGCTAA
- a CDS encoding permease translates to MVQRFADWLVYDIFGLDASTALGKAINFFFYDTIKILILLFFISVIMGIINAYFPIERLRNYLTSRKLYGLQYFFAALFGAITPFCSCSSIPLFIGFVKGGIPLGVTFAYLITSPLVNEVAVALFIGTFGLRITIIYVISGVLLGMVGGFILGKMKLEAYLSDWVKQIQQNSTSDSGIWEKEHTPFFRRLPVIMQEAWGIVRGVFLYILIGIGVGAFMHGYVPEGFFEQYMSKENWFAVPLSVILAVPMYANAAGIVPVIEVFVAKGIPIGTAIAFMMAVVGLSLPEATLLKKVMTWRLIGIFFGVITLFIVMLGYLYNIIL, encoded by the coding sequence ATGGTACAAAGATTTGCAGATTGGTTGGTGTATGATATCTTCGGCTTGGATGCTTCAACAGCTTTAGGGAAAGCTATAAACTTCTTCTTTTACGATACGATAAAGATTTTGATATTATTATTTTTTATCAGTGTGATAATGGGTATTATAAATGCCTATTTTCCGATAGAACGTTTGCGCAATTATTTGACTTCTCGCAAGCTCTATGGATTGCAGTATTTTTTTGCCGCCTTATTTGGCGCTATTACCCCGTTTTGTTCCTGTTCTTCCATACCGCTGTTTATCGGATTCGTGAAAGGTGGCATTCCTTTGGGTGTAACATTTGCCTATCTGATCACCTCACCTTTGGTAAATGAAGTTGCCGTTGCTCTGTTTATCGGCACTTTTGGATTACGTATTACCATTATTTATGTGATTAGCGGTGTTCTGTTGGGTATGGTAGGCGGATTTATCTTAGGTAAGATGAAATTGGAGGCTTATTTGAGTGATTGGGTGAAACAAATACAGCAAAATTCAACTTCCGACTCTGGAATATGGGAAAAAGAGCATACTCCGTTTTTTAGACGACTGCCAGTTATCATGCAAGAAGCATGGGGTATTGTTAGAGGGGTGTTTTTGTATATCCTTATCGGCATTGGTGTCGGTGCGTTTATGCATGGTTATGTGCCGGAAGGATTCTTCGAACAGTATATGTCTAAGGAAAACTGGTTTGCAGTACCTTTATCGGTTATCTTGGCAGTTCCAATGTATGCCAATGCTGCTGGAATAGTGCCGGTAATTGAAGTATTTGTAGCTAAGGGGATTCCCATAGGAACGGCAATCGCTTTTATGATGGCGGTAGTTGGGCTTTCACTTCCTGAAGCCACATTGTTAAAGAAGGTAATGACATGGCGTTTAATTGGAATTTTTTTTGGAGTGATTACCTTGTTTATTGTTATGTTGGGTTATCTCTATAATATTATTTTGTAA
- a CDS encoding AI-2E family transporter has product MERKKITFDSFIRGVILGVIIIGLLMLLKRLSSVLLPFFIAWLIAYLVYPLVTLFQYKLKFKNRIVSIFCALFTILIIGAGAFYLLVPPMIQEFGRVQALLIQYFSHGTYNSNVPTSLSEFLRDNIDAKFITELFNKENLLDALKEAVPRLWSLLSDSIDLLFSVFTIFLILLYVIFILLDYESIAEGWTHLVPIKYRPFTISILNDIKTGMNRYFRGQAFVALCVGILFSIGFLIIDFPLAIGLGLFIGALNMVPYLQVIGFVPTIVLAILKASDTGGNFWIIIASAIAVFIIVQAIQDGFIVPRVMGKITGLNPAIILLSLSIWGSLMGMLGMIIALPLTTLMLSYYQRFIINKENIHKAEPADNQIREKKQIE; this is encoded by the coding sequence ATGGAACGTAAAAAGATCACTTTCGACAGTTTCATCCGCGGTGTCATTTTAGGGGTTATTATAATTGGTCTATTAATGCTTCTGAAGCGTCTAAGTAGCGTTCTATTACCTTTTTTTATTGCTTGGCTCATAGCCTATTTGGTATACCCGTTAGTCACACTATTCCAATACAAGCTAAAGTTCAAAAACAGAATTGTCTCCATATTCTGCGCATTGTTCACTATTCTGATTATAGGTGCCGGGGCTTTCTATCTGTTAGTGCCGCCTATGATACAAGAATTCGGCAGAGTACAAGCCTTATTAATCCAATACTTTTCTCATGGAACATACAATAGCAATGTACCCACCTCGCTTTCCGAATTCTTGCGAGATAATATTGACGCAAAATTCATCACTGAACTATTCAATAAAGAAAACCTGCTGGATGCGCTAAAAGAAGCAGTTCCCCGGTTATGGTCTTTATTATCAGATTCTATTGATCTACTATTCAGTGTATTTACCATATTTCTCATTTTACTATATGTCATTTTCATCTTATTGGATTATGAAAGTATTGCCGAAGGCTGGACACACCTCGTGCCCATAAAATACCGTCCTTTCACAATAAGCATACTAAACGACATAAAAACAGGCATGAACAGGTACTTCCGCGGACAGGCTTTTGTTGCATTATGTGTCGGAATCTTATTTAGTATAGGTTTCCTCATTATAGACTTCCCTTTAGCGATAGGTCTCGGTCTGTTTATCGGAGCATTGAACATGGTTCCCTATCTTCAGGTCATTGGATTTGTTCCTACTATCGTACTGGCAATCCTAAAAGCATCCGATACCGGTGGAAACTTTTGGATAATCATAGCCTCAGCTATAGCAGTATTCATTATTGTACAAGCCATTCAGGACGGATTTATCGTACCGCGCGTCATGGGAAAAATCACAGGATTAAATCCAGCCATCATTCTCTTGTCTCTTTCCATATGGGGATCATTAATGGGAATGTTAGGAATGATTATCGCACTCCCACTCACAACACTAATGCTTTCCTATTATCAGCGTTTCATCATTAACAAAGAAAATATTCACAAAGCGGAACCGGCTGATAATCAGATAAGAGAGAAAAAACAGATAGAATAA
- a CDS encoding thymidine kinase has translation MVLFSEDHIQETKRRGRIEVICGSMFSGKTEELIRRLKRAKFAKQRVEIYKPAIDTRYSEADVVSHDSHTISSTPIDSSASILLFTSEIDVVGIDEAQFFDEGLIDVCNQLANNGIRVIVAGLDMDFRGNPFGPMPGLCAIADEVSKVHAICVKCGQLASFSHRTVKNDKQVLLGETAEYEPLCRECYLQAIKEDQQTTNQQ, from the coding sequence ATGGTATTATTCTCGGAAGATCACATACAAGAGACTAAACGTAGAGGAAGAATTGAAGTTATATGCGGCTCTATGTTCTCCGGTAAAACCGAAGAACTGATACGTCGTTTGAAACGTGCTAAATTTGCCAAGCAACGTGTGGAAATATATAAACCTGCGATAGATACACGCTATTCGGAAGCAGATGTTGTATCGCATGACAGCCACACCATTTCTTCTACTCCAATAGACTCATCGGCAAGTATTCTGCTATTCACTTCTGAAATAGACGTGGTAGGCATCGATGAAGCACAGTTCTTTGACGAAGGCCTGATTGATGTATGTAACCAACTTGCCAACAATGGCATACGCGTAATTGTAGCCGGTTTGGATATGGACTTTCGCGGAAATCCTTTTGGCCCCATGCCGGGATTGTGTGCTATTGCCGACGAAGTATCCAAAGTACATGCTATCTGCGTAAAATGCGGTCAACTTGCATCATTTTCCCACCGTACCGTAAAAAACGACAAACAAGTACTGCTGGGTGAAACCGCAGAATATGAACCTTTATGCCGAGAGTGTTATTTACAGGCTATAAAGGAAGATCAACAAACAACAAACCAACAGTAA